The Chryseobacterium sp. LJ668 genome segment TGCGGTTGGTATGCTATCGACGGCTTTAATCTGGTAACTCCAAAATAATACAATCTAAATCTTAAATATAGGCTACATTTGTAGCCTTTTTTATGTCTTATACTTTTAAAAAATATAAATCTTCGTCAGAAATTCCGCACAATTGGAATGATGTGATCGGTCGGCATAATATCATGCTGTCCAAAGAATATTTCGTAACATTAGAAACTTCATGTCCCGAAAATATGAAGTGCTTTTATGTTGGCTTTTTTAATGAAGATGAATTGATCGGCGGTGCTTTGTTTCAATACTTGAATTTTATTCAGCATAAAACATTTCAAAAAGATGAAACATTTTGTAATGTGAAAAACTTTACAGCTAAAAAACTCAGCAAAAACGTGATGATTTTGGGTAACAATATGCTGACCGGACAAAACGGATTTTATTTTGATGCTTCGAAAATCACCGTTGATGAAGTAATTTGTCTTATAGATGAGGCTGTCCGGGAAATTCAGAAACAGGAGGGCAAAACTTCACTCATTATTTACAAAGATTATCAGAAGGGTTTTATTAAATATTTTCAAGACAAAAATCACCGGTCATTTTACAGATTTTCAGTGCAGCCAAATATGGTTTTAAGTTTAAAAGAAAGCTGGTCGACTTTTGAGGATTATCTCAACGCGTTTTCAACAAAATATCGTACACGGGCAAAATCTGCAAAGAAAAAGATAATCGGAATTAAAAAGTCTACAATGAATCTTGATGATATCAGGAATCATCAGAAAAAGATGAATCTCCTCTATCAAAATGTCGCTGAAAATGCGCCTTTCAATACTTTTTTTCTTACCGAAAATCATTTTGAAAGC includes the following:
- a CDS encoding peptidogalycan biosysnthesis protein, translating into MSYTFKKYKSSSEIPHNWNDVIGRHNIMLSKEYFVTLETSCPENMKCFYVGFFNEDELIGGALFQYLNFIQHKTFQKDETFCNVKNFTAKKLSKNVMILGNNMLTGQNGFYFDASKITVDEVICLIDEAVREIQKQEGKTSLIIYKDYQKGFIKYFQDKNHRSFYRFSVQPNMVLSLKESWSTFEDYLNAFSTKYRTRAKSAKKKIIGIKKSTMNLDDIRNHQKKMNLLYQNVAENAPFNTFFLTENHFESMKESLGENFKVFGYYLDEKLIGFYTLILNNKDIDTYFLGYNKALQKEKQIYLNMLLDMAEFGITEKFNRIIFGRTALEIKSTIGAQPVEIFGLIKHNNFLINQFMERIFKSFNPVVEWIQRKPFKS